One region of Lampris incognitus isolate fLamInc1 chromosome 12, fLamInc1.hap2, whole genome shotgun sequence genomic DNA includes:
- the phpt1 gene encoding 14 kDa phosphohistidine phosphatase: MCTQTRAAALIANIPPVEIDPDGVFKYVLIRVHSKEEGDDSMTDIVRGFAWAEYHADIYDKVSEELEKGGHLDCQCVGGGRIRHEFNAKKIHVYGYSMGFGRADHAVSTEKLKAHYPDYEVTWSNEGY; the protein is encoded by the exons ATGTGTACACAAACGAGGGCTGCGGCGCTCATAGCCAATATTCCGCCAGTAGAAATCGATCCGGATGGGGTCTTCAAATACGTCCTGATACGAGTTCACAGCAAGGAGGAGGGGGACGATTCAATGACGGATATTGTACGAGGATTCGCTTGGGCTGAGTACCATG CTGACATCTATGACAAGGTGTCGGAAGAGCTGGAAAAAGGAGGCCATTTGGACTGTCAGTGTGTTGGAGGAGGAAGAATCAGACATGAATTCAACGCCAAGAAGATCCATGTCTATGGCTACTCAATG GGATTTGGAAGAGCGGACCATGCTGTGTCAACAGAGAAACTGAAGGCCCACTATCCCGATTATGAAGTGACCTGGAGTAACGAAGGATACTGA